The following coding sequences lie in one Arachis hypogaea cultivar Tifrunner chromosome 4, arahy.Tifrunner.gnm2.J5K5, whole genome shotgun sequence genomic window:
- the LOC112795670 gene encoding stilbene synthase 3-like, whose product MVSVSEIRNVERAEGPATVLAIGTANPSNCVDQSTYADYYFRVTNSEHMTDLKKKFQRICERTQIKNRHMYLTEEILKENPNICAYKAPSLDAREDMMIREVPRVGKEAATKAIKEWGRPMSEITHLIFCTTSGVALPGVDYELIVLLGLDPSVKRYMMYHQGCFAGGTVLRLAKDLAENNKDARVLIVCSENTSITFRGPSETDMDSLVGQALFADGAAAIIIGSDPVPEVEKPLFEIVSTDQKLVPGSHGAIGGLLREVGLTFYLNKSVPDIISQNINDALSKAFDPLGISDYNSIFWIAHPGGRAILDQVEQKVNLKPEKMKATRDVLSNYGNMSSACVFFIMDLMRKKSLEEGLKTTGEGLDWGVLLGFGPGLTIETVVLRSVAI is encoded by the exons ATGGTGTCTGTGAGTGAGATTCGCAATGTTGAAAGAGCAGAAGGTCCTGCAACTGTATTGGCGATTGGCACTGCAAATCCATCAAATTGTGTCGATCAGAGCACATATGCTGATTATTATTTCAGAGTAACTAATAGCGAGCACATGACTGATCTCAAGAAAAAATTTCAGCGCATCT GTGAGAGAACACAGATCAAGAACAGGCATATGTACTTAACGGAAGAGATACTGAAAGAGAATCCTAACATATGTGCATATAAGGCACCGTCGTTGGATGCAAGGGAAGACATGATGATTAGGGAGGTACCAAGAGTTGGAAAAGAGGCTGCAACTAAGGCCATCAAGGAATGGGGTCGGCCAATGTCTGAGATCACACATTTGATTTTCTGCACCACCAGTGGCGTTGCATTGCCTGGCGTTGATTACGAACTCATCGTACTTTTAGGGCTCGACCCCAGCGTCAAGAGGTACATGATGTACCACCAAGGCTGCTTTGCTGGTGGCACTGTCCTTCGCTTGGCTAAGGACTTGGCTGAAAACAACAAGGATGCTCGTGTGCTTATCGTTTGTTCTGAAAATACTTCAATCACTTTCCGTGGTCCTAGTGAGACAGACATGGATAGTCTTGTAGGGCAAGCATTGTTTGCAGATGGAGCTGCTGCGATTATCATTGGTTCTGATCCTGTGCCAGAAGTTGAGAAGCCTCTCTTTGAGATTGTTTCGACTGATCAAAAACTTGTCCCTGGTAGCCATGGAGCCATCGGTGGTCTCCTTCGTGAAGTTGGCCTTACATTCTATCTTAACAAGAGTGTTCCTGATATTATTTCACAAAATATCAACGACGCACTCAGTAAAGCTTTTGATCCTTTGGGTATATCTGATTATAACTCAATATTTTGGATTGCACATCCTGGTGGACGTGCAATTTTAGACCAGGTTGAACAGAAAGTGAACTTGAAACCAGAAAAGATGAAAGCCACTAGAGACGTGCTTAGCAATTATGGTAACATGTCAAGTGCATGTGTGTTTTTCATTATGGATTTGATGAGGAAGAAGTCTCTTGAAGAAGGACTTAAAACCACTGGTGAAGGACTTGATTGGGGTGTGCTTCTTGGCTTTGGTCCTGGTCTTACTATTGAAACCGTTGTTCTCCGCAGTGTGGCTATTTGA
- the LOC112795671 gene encoding pentatricopeptide repeat-containing protein At4g14050, mitochondrial: MLVPQAVLSQARYKPSLAQALHGQLMKWGLHDRHPYSASLIDSYAKSRLPHDAVRLFLSLPLPPNPVAWSSALSACNLSSHPRLSLSLSLPILRSHPTLPDHFVFATLFNSFASLAPLHLSLAKQLHARFLFSPFSQDDVVKSSLVDMYSKFSLPLYARAVFDSISSFNKASWTAMISGYARNGFKNEALRLFREAPNRDLFAWTALISGFVQSGNGVDALHLFVKMLREEVEISDPLVLSSVVGACANCALWELGKQVHCLVIGLGFESCVFVSNALVDMYAKCSDLDAAKGVFFGMWRKDVVSWTSIIVGSAQHGRAEEALALYDSMVSAGVKPNEVTFVGLIYACSHAGLVGKGRKLFRSMVEDHGIRPSLQHYTCLLDLLSRSGHLEEAENLVRAMPITPDEPTWAALLSACKHHGNAKMAIRIADHLLSLKPEEPSSYILLSNVYAGAGMWENVSKVRKMMMVMEVKKQPGYSCIELGKESYVFYAGETSHPMKDEIAALMRKLDEEMRKRGYVPDTSSVLHDMDQQEKERQLFWHSEKLALAYGLLKSVPGTIIRIVKNL; the protein is encoded by the coding sequence ATGTTAGTTCCTCAGGCAGTCCTGTCCCAGGCACGTTACAAGCCATCCCTGGCTCAGGCCCTCCACGGCCAGCTGATGAAGTGGGGCCTCCACGACCGCCACCCCTACTCCGCCTCCCTCATCGACTCATACGCCAAGTCCCGCCTCCCCCACGACGCCGTCCGCCTCTTCCTCTCCCTCCCTCTCCCTCCCAACCCTGTCGCCTGGTCCTCCGCCCTCTCCGCCTGCAACCTCTCCTCCCATCCCcgcctctccctctccctctccctccccaTCCTCCGCTCCCACCCCACCCTCCCCGACCACTTCGTCTTCGCCACTCTCTTCAACTCCTTTGCCTCTCTCGCCCCTCTCCACCTCTCCCTCGCAAAGCAGCTTCACGCTCGCTTcctcttctctcctttctcccaAGACGACGTCGTTAAGTCCTCCCTTGTCGACATGTACTCCAAATTCTCCCTCCCTCTCTACGCCCGCGCCGTTTTTGATTCCATCTCGTCCTTTAATAAGGCCTCTTGGACCGCCATGATATCGGGCTATGCACGTAACGGTTTCAAGAACGAAGCTTTGAGGCTATTTCGAGAAGCTCCCAATAGGGACTTGTTTGCTTGGACTGCTTTGATTTCGGGGTTTGTTCAGAGTGGGAACGGTGTTGATGCATTGCACCTGTTTGTGAAAATGCTTCGTGAAGAGGTTGAGATTTCGGACCCTTTGGTTCTCTCTAGTGTGGTTGGGGCTTGTGCTAATTGTGCTCTTTGGGAGCTTGGGAAGCAAGTGCATTGTTTGGTGATAGGTCTTGGCTTTGAGTCTTGTGTGTTTGTGAGCAATGCGCTTGTGGATATGTATGCCAAGTGTAGCGACCTTGATGCGGCCAAGGGTGTGTTCTTTGGGATGTGGAGGAAGGATGTGGTTTCTTGGACTTCTATTATTGTTGGCAGTGCGCAGCATGGAAGAGCTGAGGAAGCATTGGCTCTGTATGACAGCATGGTTTCGGCTGGTGTTAAGCCGAATGAGGTGACATTTGTTGGATTGATTTATGCCTGTAGTCACGCTGGTTTGGTTGGCAAGGGCCGCAAATTGTTCAGGTCTATGGTTGAGGATCACGGAATTAGGCCTTCGCTGCAGCATTATACATGTTTGCTTGATCTTTTGAGTCGATCAGGTCACCTTGAAGAGGCTGAGAATCTTGTACGGGCGATGCCAATTACTCCCGATGAACCTACTTGGGCTGCTTTACTGAGTGCTTGTAAGCACCATGGTAATGCCAAGATGGCGATTAGGATTGCTGATCATCTATTGAGCTTAAAACCTGAAGAGCCTTCCTCCTATATATTGTTATCTAATGTTTATGCTGGGGCTGGTATGTGGGAAAATGTTTCAAAGGTGAGGAAGATGATGATGGTAATGGAAGTTAAGAAACAACCTGGGTATAGCTGCATTGAATTGGGAAAGGAGAGCTATGTGTTTTATGCTGGAGAGACGTCTCATCCGATGAAGGATGAGATTGCAGCTTTGATGAGGAAGTTGGATGAAGAGATGAGGAAAAGGGGTTATGTTCCTGATACTAGCTCAGTTTTGCATGACATGGATCAGCAGGAGAAGGAAAGACAGCTTTTCTGGCATAGCGAGAAGCTGGCTCTAGCTTACGGGCTTCTCAAGTCTGTTCCGGGAACTATTATCCGTATAGTTAAAAATCTTTGA
- the LOC112795672 gene encoding selenium-binding protein 1 gives MANHNGSHQGCCKTGPGYATPLEAMSGPRETLIYVTAVYTGTGVQKPDYLATVDIDPNSPTYSKVIHRLPVPYLGDELHHTGWNSCSSCHGDPSAERRFLVVPGLVSGRIYVVDTKTNPRAPSLHKVVEPSDIIEKTGLAFPHTSHCLASGDVMVSCLGDKDGNAKGNGFLLLDSDFNVKGRWEKPGHSPTFGYDFWYQPRHNTMISTSWGAPAAFTKGFNLQHVSDGLYGRHLHVYNWPGGELRQTLDLGDSGLLPLEIRFLHDPSKDTGFVGSALTSNMIRFFKTKDGSWSHEVSISVKPLKVQNWILPEMPGLITDFLISLDDRFLYFVNWLHGDIRQYNIEDVNNPVLTGQVWVGGLIQKGSPVVAVGEDGQTWQTDVPEVQGKKLRGGPQMIQLSLDGKRLYVTNSLFSTWDKQFYPELVEKGAHMLQIDVDSEKGGLRVNPNFFVDFGAEPDGPSLAHEMRYPGGDCTSDIWI, from the exons ATGGCTAACCATAACGGTTCTCATCAAGGATGCTGCAAAACGGGTCCTGGCTATGCTACACCACTTGAAGCCATGTCCGGTCCCAGAGAGACTCTCATTTATGTCACTGCTGTATACACTG GAACAGGAGTACAGAAGCCTGATTATCTGGCCACAGTGGATATAGATCCAAACTCCCCAACTTATTCAAAAGTCATTCATAGGCTACCTGTTCCCTATTTAGGCGACGAATTGCATCATACTGGGTGGAATTCATGCAGCTCCTGCCATGGTGATCCATCCGCAGAGCGACGATTTCTTGTTGTACCTGGACTGGT ATCAGGTCGCATATATGTGGTTGACACAAAAACAAATCCAAGAGCACCATCTTTGCATAAAGTTGTTGAGCCTTCAGATATCATAGAGAAGACTGGATTAGCTTTTCCACACACATCTCATTGCCTTGCCTCCGGCGATGTAATGGTTTCGTGTCTTGGAGATAAGGATGGAAATGCTAAAGGAAATggatttcttcttcttgattcagaTTTTAATGTGAAAGGAAG GTGGGAGAAACCAGGGCACAGTCCAACATTTGGGTATGACTTTTGGTATCAACCACGTCACAATACTATGATCAGCACATCGTGGGGTGCTCCTGCGGCCTTTACCAAAGGCTTTAACCTGCAGCATGTCTCGGACGGATTATACGGGAGGCATCTCCATGTGTACAACTGGCCTGGGGGCGAACTGAGACAAACACTGGACCTTGGTGATTCAGGGCTCTTACCATTGGAG ATAAGGTTCCTGCATGATCCTTCCAAAGACACAGGTTTCGTTGGCAGTGCATTGACTAGTAACATGATTCGATTTTTCAAGACCAAGGATGGATCATGGAGCCATGAG GTTTCCATATCAGTGAAACCACTTaaagtgcaaaactggattctTCCCGAAATGCCTGGACTTATAACTGATTTCCTTATCTCTCTCGACGACCGGTTTCTGTACTTTGTAAACTGGCTTCATGGAGATATAAGACAGTACAATATTGAGGATGTTAACAATCCTGTACTTACTGGCCAAGTATGGGTTGGTGGACTTATTCAGAAAGGTAGCCCTGTGGTAGCTGTAGGGGAAGATGGTCAAACTTGGCAAACTGATGTGCCAGAAGTTCAG GGCAAAAAGTTGAGAGGCGGCCCTCAGATGATTCAGTTGAGTCTGGATGGTAAGAGGCTATATGTTACAAACTCACTGTTCAGTACATGGGATAAACAATTTTATCCAGAGCTTGTGGAGAAAGGAGCACACATGTTGCAGATTGATGTTGATTCTGAGAAAGGTGGTCTCAGGGTTAATCCAAACTTCTTTGTTGACTTTGGAGCTGAGCCTGATGGCCCTTCCCTTGCTCATGAGATGAGATATCCTGGTGGTGACTGCACTTCAGATATAtggatttaa